In Bacillota bacterium, one DNA window encodes the following:
- a CDS encoding MotA/TolQ/ExbB proton channel family protein, translated as MVEIILRGGPLMIPLLLCSVFAVAISLERLWYLWRSRIDTEDLMDDVKLALQSGKVLEAMQIAKKSRGPVAAVIAAGIAYYDRPVPEIRQHMEEVGNLEVYKLERRLPILEVLVGVAPLLGLLGTVTGIIRIFNVMAGLRGLGDPAAMSGGIAEALITTAAGLAIAIPTMLIYSYFSGLIDKFVTDMNKRISELLNVLESRGEY; from the coding sequence GCTGCTTTTGTGCTCCGTTTTCGCAGTAGCGATATCCCTGGAGCGGCTGTGGTATCTGTGGCGCAGTCGTATTGACACGGAAGATTTGATGGATGATGTTAAGTTGGCATTACAGTCGGGCAAAGTACTGGAAGCTATGCAGATCGCCAAGAAAAGCCGCGGTCCAGTGGCTGCTGTAATCGCCGCGGGAATTGCTTATTATGATCGACCGGTTCCAGAGATTCGTCAACATATGGAAGAAGTGGGTAACCTTGAGGTGTACAAGCTGGAGCGACGCTTGCCGATTCTAGAGGTATTGGTGGGAGTAGCGCCCCTCTTGGGATTGCTGGGCACGGTAACTGGAATTATTCGGATTTTTAACGTAATGGCTGGCTTGCGTGGACTGGGCGATCCCGCAGCGATGAGTGGGGGAATTGCAGAGGCGCTGATCACTACAGCAGCGGGCTTGGCCATTGCCATACCCACCATGTTGATATACTCTTACTTCTCCGGTCTCATCGATAAGTTTGTCACCGACATGAACAAGCGCATCTCAGAGTTGCTAAATGTCCTTGAGTCAAGGGGTGAGTACTGA
- a CDS encoding biopolymer transporter ExbD, which translates to MAIKRRPRKRFQPDIVPLIDVIFFLLVFFIVFTTFRTTPTGLNIELPRAATAQNQAPTELTINVAADGTFYVSGERVTGQRIQSLVKQRLERNSDLFVIINADKQTRYDNVITAMDHVRTAGAYRIGLAVQPRDD; encoded by the coding sequence ATGGCTATTAAGCGCCGTCCACGTAAGCGCTTTCAGCCGGACATTGTGCCACTGATCGACGTTATCTTTTTCCTGTTGGTCTTTTTTATTGTTTTTACAACTTTTCGGACTACGCCAACGGGATTGAATATTGAGTTGCCGCGGGCCGCTACGGCACAGAACCAGGCCCCGACAGAGTTGACCATTAATGTCGCTGCCGATGGAACCTTCTATGTCTCCGGAGAACGGGTGACCGGTCAGCGAATTCAATCCCTTGTTAAACAGCGCTTGGAGAGAAATTCCGATTTGTTTGTGATCATCAACGCCGATAAGCAAACACGCTATGACAACGTCATTACCGCTATGGACCACGTTCGGACCGCTGGTGCTTACCGGATTGGTCTTGCCGTTCAGCCTCGGGATGACTGA
- a CDS encoding glucose-6-phosphate dehydrogenase, protein MKPLIGDSLEPCVLVIFGATGDLTHRKLYPAIYNLYRDQLLPDTFTVVSIGRRDKSTESVRQDVADSIAKYSREKFSAADERDKFLSMFHYRRFDFYDDEGYRSLAQFLQEIDQRHNTQGRYLFYLAVAPEHFGQIATKLRDHGLTSSQDGWRRVIIEKPFGYDLASAQQLNEQLREAFSEREIYRIDHYLGKEMLQNLMVIRFANSLFEPLWNNRYIDHVQINLSEIEGIEGRGPYYESAGALRDMVQNHMLQLLTLTAMEPPVSLEPDAIRDEKVKVLRALEPINGKNIISHTVRGQYGAGVSRGRKVAGYREEERVDPNSQTETFVALRTEINNFRWAGVPFYLRTGKRLPIKSSEIIILFKELPGILYFKDFSGPQANMLVIRVQPQEGVFLQFNAKRPGTKPEIIPVQMDFCQNCREGINSPEAYERLLYDAMRGDSTLFTRWDEVEHAWRFIDSINAAWKEQKVPVETYPAGSWGPKAAQGLIARDGRQWVDPERIESP, encoded by the coding sequence ATGAAGCCACTCATCGGTGATAGCTTAGAGCCGTGTGTCTTAGTTATTTTCGGAGCCACCGGAGATCTAACTCATCGCAAATTGTATCCTGCTATTTACAACCTGTACCGAGACCAACTATTGCCGGATACCTTCACCGTGGTATCTATCGGCCGGCGTGATAAATCGACGGAGTCGGTCCGCCAAGACGTGGCCGACAGCATTGCCAAGTACTCCCGAGAGAAGTTCTCTGCTGCCGATGAGCGGGACAAATTCCTGTCGATGTTTCACTATCGGCGCTTTGATTTCTATGATGACGAGGGATACCGAAGCCTAGCCCAATTCTTGCAGGAAATTGATCAGCGCCACAACACTCAAGGCCGTTACCTCTTCTATCTGGCAGTGGCACCGGAACACTTTGGCCAGATTGCCACCAAACTACGGGATCACGGACTGACCAGTTCCCAAGATGGCTGGCGCCGGGTGATCATTGAAAAGCCCTTCGGATACGACTTGGCATCGGCCCAACAACTCAATGAGCAACTAAGGGAGGCCTTTTCGGAAAGGGAGATTTATCGCATCGATCACTACCTCGGCAAGGAAATGCTGCAGAATCTCATGGTAATTCGCTTTGCCAATTCTTTGTTTGAACCCCTGTGGAACAACCGCTACATCGATCATGTTCAAATCAACCTCAGCGAGATCGAAGGAATTGAAGGGCGCGGTCCCTACTATGAGTCTGCCGGGGCCCTGCGGGACATGGTGCAAAACCACATGCTTCAGCTGCTCACCTTGACAGCCATGGAGCCTCCCGTCAGTCTTGAGCCCGATGCCATTAGGGACGAGAAGGTCAAGGTGCTGAGAGCCCTGGAACCAATCAATGGCAAAAATATAATCAGCCACACGGTCCGGGGCCAGTACGGAGCTGGAGTCAGTCGAGGCAGGAAGGTGGCGGGATATCGGGAGGAGGAGCGGGTCGATCCCAATTCGCAGACGGAGACCTTCGTTGCTTTGCGCACAGAAATCAATAATTTCCGCTGGGCCGGTGTGCCCTTTTATCTGCGAACGGGAAAGCGGTTGCCCATCAAGTCCAGTGAAATTATTATTCTCTTTAAGGAGCTGCCGGGTATCCTGTATTTTAAGGACTTCTCCGGGCCCCAGGCCAACATGCTGGTAATTCGTGTGCAGCCCCAAGAGGGAGTTTTCCTCCAATTCAATGCCAAGCGTCCCGGGACCAAGCCGGAGATCATCCCGGTCCAGATGGACTTTTGTCAAAACTGTCGCGAGGGAATCAACTCCCCCGAGGCCTATGAACGACTGCTCTATGACGCGATGCGGGGAGACTCCACTTTGTTTACACGCTGGGACGAGGTAGAACATGCTTGGCGGTTCATTGATTCCATCAACGCCGCGTGGAAGGAACAAAAAGTGCCGGTGGAGACCTATCCCGCGGGTTCCTGGGGCCCGAAGGCAGCCCAAGGGCTTATCGCTCGGGATGGTCGACAATGGGTGGATCCAGAAAGGATTGAGTCCCCTTGA
- a CDS encoding cyclase family protein: protein MKLYDVSMPIEESMVVYKNNPNKRPQLTITRDFDQGARETRLSLDMHTGTHVDAPLHFVPEGKTIDQIPLDRLLRSCRVLDLTSVRGGIEVQDLQPWGIKGGEFIILKTRNSLQTRREFDPEFVYVTGEAAEYLVNVGIDGVGIDALGIERSQPDHRTHRLLLSHGILIIEGLQLAEVPPGEYMMSALPLAVPGAEAAPARVVLWTD, encoded by the coding sequence TTGAAACTCTATGATGTCAGCATGCCGATTGAGGAAAGTATGGTAGTTTACAAGAATAACCCCAACAAGCGCCCTCAGTTGACAATCACTCGGGATTTTGATCAAGGAGCAAGGGAAACCCGGCTGTCCCTTGACATGCATACGGGAACCCACGTTGACGCACCTTTGCACTTCGTCCCGGAAGGTAAGACCATTGATCAAATTCCCCTAGACAGATTACTGCGGTCCTGTCGGGTGCTGGATCTGACCTCAGTACGGGGTGGCATCGAGGTTCAGGACCTTCAGCCGTGGGGTATCAAAGGGGGAGAGTTCATTATCCTCAAGACCCGAAACTCCCTACAGACTCGCCGAGAGTTCGATCCTGAGTTTGTCTATGTTACCGGCGAGGCGGCAGAGTACCTTGTGAATGTGGGGATCGATGGCGTTGGAATCGATGCGCTGGGCATCGAAAGATCGCAACCGGATCACCGCACCCATAGGCTGTTGTTGTCCCATGGGATCTTGATTATCGAAGGCCTACAGCTGGCAGAGGTTCCTCCGGGAGAGTATATGATGAGTGCCTTGCCCCTAGCGGTACCGGGGGCCGAGGCAGCCCCAGCTCGGGTGGTGCTGTGGACTGACTGA
- a CDS encoding DUF3189 family protein has translation MKIVYHDYGGSHSTATAAAIHLGLISASQVPTAKILNTAVPLFDALTASDHGTLFYLGKDDSDHDVYVLPRRNQSQMVLNAVKSTIAAMEGDVDEWIFVDTLPTVNTWMRIGGYLSRRQGMIWLGRPIVTFGTRKAFPLIRDLVAQTKARVAKIQSARSQAPPMDQQSPLDSD, from the coding sequence ATGAAGATCGTCTACCATGACTACGGAGGTTCCCACTCCACCGCCACCGCGGCTGCCATTCACCTTGGGTTGATCTCTGCCAGCCAGGTTCCAACGGCAAAAATTCTCAATACCGCAGTGCCCCTCTTTGATGCCTTGACTGCTTCCGATCACGGTACCCTATTTTATTTAGGGAAAGACGATAGTGATCATGATGTTTATGTCCTTCCTCGGCGAAACCAAAGTCAGATGGTACTCAACGCAGTGAAGTCGACGATTGCTGCGATGGAAGGTGACGTCGATGAGTGGATTTTCGTCGATACACTGCCCACGGTCAATACCTGGATGCGGATCGGTGGGTATCTGTCCCGCCGGCAGGGGATGATCTGGTTGGGGCGTCCTATCGTCACCTTTGGTACGAGAAAGGCCTTCCCTCTCATTCGTGATCTGGTGGCTCAAACCAAGGCTAGAGTCGCAAAGATCCAATCGGCAAGGTCTCAGGCGCCGCCAATGGACCAGCAAAGCCCCCTGGATAGTGACTGA
- a CDS encoding MATE family efflux transporter, protein MPKSTSNGLYRRVFLLAIPIALQNVITLSVGLADNLMVGSLGEMALSGVYVANQLQSLLQMLIVGLGAAMTILVTQYWGKRDAKSVKSIIGIALKFSIAAGLALTLATLLYPVQVLRLFTNDPAVVATGLEYLSIVRFSYIFFCVTQVMIAAMRSVERVRIGMYLSIVTFFVNVSLNWVLIFGHLGFPALGVKGAAIATLIARILETPIILYYVRVIDDQLRIKFSELIRTNWVLVKDFFRYGFPVIMGDIFWGINIAVQGAIIGRLGATALASVSIANIVFNIVGVAMRGVSGATAVIIGQTVGAGDYDRVKDYAKRLQVLFLIVGVISGTVLYFVKDYVILLYNVGPETITLTRQVLTVLSVTIVGTAYQASALTGIVRAGGSIYFVLINDLIWVWLVVIPSALLAAFVFNASPVVVFACLKCDQVLKCAVAVVKVNRFKWIKNLTRDTDALEQASA, encoded by the coding sequence ATGCCGAAATCAACTAGCAATGGCTTGTACCGACGGGTGTTTCTCTTGGCCATACCCATCGCTCTGCAAAACGTGATCACGTTATCTGTTGGACTAGCGGACAACCTGATGGTGGGCTCCTTGGGAGAAATGGCCCTGTCGGGCGTGTACGTGGCCAACCAATTGCAAAGTCTTCTGCAGATGTTAATCGTTGGGTTAGGTGCGGCGATGACCATTCTTGTTACCCAATATTGGGGAAAGCGAGATGCCAAGAGTGTCAAGAGCATCATTGGAATCGCACTAAAGTTCAGCATTGCCGCGGGTTTAGCCTTGACCTTGGCAACACTGTTGTATCCTGTCCAGGTGCTGCGGCTGTTTACCAACGATCCAGCGGTAGTTGCCACGGGTCTTGAGTATCTGAGCATCGTGCGGTTCTCCTACATTTTCTTCTGTGTTACCCAGGTAATGATCGCAGCGATGCGAAGCGTGGAAAGAGTTAGGATCGGCATGTACCTGTCGATAGTCACCTTCTTTGTCAACGTCTCCCTCAACTGGGTCCTGATTTTCGGTCATCTGGGTTTTCCTGCCCTCGGGGTGAAGGGTGCTGCCATCGCCACTCTAATTGCCCGGATCCTAGAGACACCGATAATCTTGTACTACGTACGGGTAATCGATGATCAGCTGCGGATCAAGTTTAGTGAGCTGATTCGGACCAATTGGGTCCTGGTAAAGGACTTCTTCCGCTATGGATTCCCGGTGATTATGGGCGACATCTTCTGGGGAATCAACATCGCCGTACAGGGGGCCATCATCGGTCGACTCGGTGCTACAGCCCTAGCTTCCGTTAGTATTGCTAATATCGTCTTCAACATCGTTGGTGTAGCGATGCGGGGAGTGTCAGGGGCAACCGCGGTGATTATCGGGCAGACTGTGGGGGCCGGTGATTATGACCGGGTGAAGGACTATGCTAAGCGCCTTCAGGTCCTGTTTCTCATCGTCGGGGTGATTTCTGGAACGGTCCTATACTTCGTCAAGGACTATGTCATCTTGTTATATAACGTCGGTCCGGAAACGATAACTTTGACTAGACAAGTTCTCACTGTCTTATCGGTGACCATCGTCGGAACTGCTTATCAGGCCTCGGCCCTAACCGGTATTGTTCGGGCAGGAGGGTCCATCTACTTTGTCCTGATCAATGACCTGATCTGGGTCTGGTTGGTGGTGATTCCCTCGGCCCTGTTGGCAGCCTTCGTGTTCAATGCATCGCCGGTGGTGGTCTTTGCCTGCCTCAAGTGCGACCAGGTGTTAAAGTGCGCCGTGGCTGTCGTCAAGGTCAATCGCTTCAAATGGATCAAGAATCTGACCCGGGATACCGACGCACTAGAGCAAGCAAGTGCCTAA
- the miaB gene encoding tRNA (N6-isopentenyl adenosine(37)-C2)-methylthiotransferase MiaB, protein MNERDTETMKGLLAQDGYTFTDSPEDADLIVYNTCCVRENPERKVYGQVGSLKELKEKHPDLIIAITGCMPQQPEELEQLRQRLTHVDLIIGTHNTHRLPELLHRIEETGERIIEVWDEPEGIVEGLPAQREGRFKAFVNIMYGCTNFCTYCIVPYTRGPERSRHPEEILKEITDLTEKGFVEFTLLGQNVNSYGKDLGLDMDFAALLRQVDAIPGVRRIRFMTSHPKDITPALIDAMAELPKVCEHLHLPVQAGSNKVLQQMNRKYTVERYLEIVDRLRERIPNIHLTTDLIVGFPGETEEDFQDTLDLVRRVEYDSAFTFIYSPRTGTPAAKRSDQVPEEIKKDRIHRLIELQNSISAEKNQRMVGKEEEVLVEGRSQGGNNTWVGRTRGNKLISFIVEEGDFIQPGDFATVRITTAQTFSLQGELVKD, encoded by the coding sequence ATGAACGAAAGGGATACCGAAACGATGAAGGGTCTTTTGGCCCAGGACGGATATACCTTCACCGATTCCCCTGAGGATGCTGACCTCATCGTATACAACACCTGTTGTGTCAGGGAAAATCCCGAGCGGAAGGTGTATGGTCAGGTGGGCAGTTTGAAGGAGCTCAAGGAGAAGCATCCCGATCTAATAATTGCCATTACCGGCTGTATGCCACAACAACCTGAGGAATTGGAGCAGTTGCGGCAGCGTTTGACCCATGTGGACCTGATCATCGGAACCCACAACACCCATCGCTTGCCGGAGCTTTTGCATAGAATTGAAGAAACTGGGGAAAGAATCATTGAGGTTTGGGATGAGCCCGAGGGCATCGTCGAGGGGCTTCCTGCACAGCGGGAGGGAAGGTTCAAGGCCTTTGTCAACATTATGTATGGGTGCACCAACTTCTGCACCTATTGTATTGTGCCCTATACCCGTGGCCCCGAAAGAAGTCGCCACCCGGAGGAAATCCTCAAGGAAATCACCGACTTGACGGAAAAGGGGTTCGTCGAGTTCACCCTGTTGGGGCAAAATGTGAACTCCTACGGTAAGGATCTGGGGCTGGACATGGATTTTGCTGCTCTGCTGCGCCAGGTAGATGCCATTCCCGGAGTGCGCCGCATTCGCTTTATGACGTCGCACCCCAAGGATATTACTCCGGCACTAATTGATGCTATGGCAGAACTACCGAAGGTCTGTGAACATCTGCACCTTCCCGTCCAGGCGGGCAGCAACAAAGTCTTGCAGCAGATGAATCGCAAATATACCGTTGAAAGGTATCTAGAGATCGTGGACCGGCTGCGGGAGCGGATTCCTAACATCCACTTGACCACTGACTTAATCGTAGGATTCCCCGGTGAAACAGAGGAGGACTTCCAGGATACCCTGGATCTGGTGCGGCGAGTGGAGTACGACTCGGCCTTTACCTTTATATACTCACCTCGCACCGGGACGCCCGCGGCAAAAAGATCGGATCAGGTACCAGAGGAAATCAAGAAGGATCGTATCCATCGCCTCATCGAGCTGCAGAACAGCATTAGTGCTGAGAAGAACCAACGGATGGTGGGCAAGGAAGAAGAAGTCTTGGTGGAGGGAAGGAGCCAAGGCGGCAACAACACTTGGGTGGGCCGGACCCGAGGTAACAAGCTCATCTCCTTTATCGTAGAAGAAGGGGATTTCATTCAACCTGGGGACTTTGCAACGGTAAGAATCACA